In one Thermodesulfobacteriota bacterium genomic region, the following are encoded:
- the jag gene encoding RNA-binding cell elongation regulator Jag/EloR, translated as MPIVIEREGKTVSEAIIRACEDLGVTRNEIEVQVLEEGSKGVLGIGGREARVRITVTKSDISEKGLRAKKALQDILGYIVSSHSITLNETADKIELDVKISDDKGLLIGRKGEMIKALEYITGKISGRFCEDGREKRVLIDVDDYKRRREESISRMVKDTVKKVRKIGKPITLEPMSAFERRITYITLKQESGITYETRGSGEEKRIVINPQRHHRARDRESNQTGA; from the coding sequence ATGCCGATAGTGATAGAAAGAGAAGGAAAGACCGTGTCTGAAGCGATAATAAGAGCATGTGAGGATTTGGGGGTAACCAGAAATGAAATTGAGGTTCAGGTTTTGGAAGAGGGATCAAAAGGGGTATTGGGAATCGGAGGTAGAGAAGCCCGTGTCAGGATTACGGTAACGAAATCAGATATCAGTGAAAAGGGACTAAGAGCCAAGAAAGCACTCCAAGATATACTGGGATACATTGTTTCTTCACATTCTATTACCTTAAATGAAACCGCTGATAAAATTGAACTTGACGTAAAGATCAGTGATGACAAGGGGCTTTTAATAGGCAGGAAAGGTGAGATGATCAAGGCGTTGGAGTACATCACCGGTAAAATTTCGGGAAGGTTTTGTGAAGATGGAAGGGAAAAGCGAGTACTAATCGATGTAGATGATTATAAGAGAAGGAGAGAAGAATCTATTTCAAGAATGGTAAAAGATACAGTAAAAAAAGTAAGAAAGATCGGAAAACCAATCACTCTGGAGCCAATGTCCGCCTTTGAAAGAAGAATTACATACATTACGCTAAAACAAGAATCAGGAATAACTTACGAAACAAGAGGCAGTGGAGAAGAAAAGAGAATTGTCATAAACCCACAGAGACACCATAGAGCTAGAGACCGAGAATCAAATCAAACGGGGGCTTAA